In Bombyx mori chromosome 11, ASM3026992v2, one genomic interval encodes:
- the LOC101744772 gene encoding zinc finger protein 239-like yields MHKPCQSQKIKINKKKVVQISTKCFVFKENFKTHMRMHPSEKRHVCEVCEKRFTRIADLKTHIRIHTAEKPYICEICRKGFSQISSLKSHIRIHTGEKPYICEVCRKGFAQIGNLQSHIRIHTGDKPYICELCQKCYARMDTLKIHKRTHTAEKPYVCEVCERRFTQIGELKTHIRIHTAEKPYICEVCRKGFAHIGNLKSHIRIHTGEKPHICEVCRKGFNQINHLKSHLRIHTGEKPYICEVCQKCYARIDTLNIHKRRHTAENFFSTEETFRE; encoded by the coding sequence atgcacaaaccgtgccagagccaaaaaataaaaataaataaaaagaaagttgTACAAATTAGTAcaaaatgttttgtatttaaagagAACTTTAAAACGCACATGAGAATGCATCCTTCTGAAAAACGTCATGTTTGTGAAGTGTGCGAAAAACGCTTTACACGAATTGCTGATTTGAAAACACACATTAGAATACATACTGCGGAAAAACCTTACATTTGTGAAATATGTAGAAAAGGTTTTTCCCAAATTAGTAGTTTAAAATCTCATATAAGAATACATACTGGAGAAAAACCGTACATTTGTGAAGTATGTAGAAAAGGTTTTGCCCAAATTGGTAATTTACAATCTCATATAAGGATACACACTGGAGACAAACCGTACATTTGTGAACTGTGTCAGAAGTGCTATGCACGAATGGATACTTTGAAAATACACAAGAGAACACATACTGCAGAGAAACCTTATGTTTGTGAAGTGTGCGAAAGACGCTTTACACAAATTGGTGAATTAAAAACACACATTAGAATACATACTGCGGAAAAACCTTACATTTGTGAAGTATGTAGAAAAGGTTTTGCCCACATTGGTAATTTAAAATCTCATATAAGGATACACACTGGAGAAAAACCGCACATTTGTGAAGTGTGTAGAAAAGGTTTTAAccaaattaatcatttaaaatcCCATCTAAGAATACACACTGGAGAAAAACCGTACATTTGTGAAGTGTGTCAGAAGTGCTATGCACGAATTGATACTTTGAACATACACAAGAGAAGACATACTGCAGAGAATTTCTTTTCTACTGAAGAGACTTTTCGCGAATGA
- the LOC134199611 gene encoding uncharacterized protein LOC134199611, with protein MRPLRTGSREREGPELQVVPLEQVRSIVRAEVQEAVACFRDTILELKSEISTLRDSVSFISDKYEAISKRFLEFNDHLKVIPTLKNELSILDSRMQSIDSQFNLKEQWSRRSNIEILGIPERKGENLIELVSKIAEKAGFALNPQIDVDFVTRVAPMDRGSSRSKPVILRFVSRYRKDDMLAKLRRLKELKSSDIGFPHDSSRLYFNDHLTKNNKLLLKNVKNLAKEKFYKYVWKPIS; from the exons ATGAGACCGTTGCGTACTGGATCCAGGGAACGTGAGGGACCTGAATTACAGGTTGTCCCTTTGGAACAGGTCAGGAGTATAGTGCGCGCGGAAGTCCAGGAAGCTGTTGCTTGTTTCAGGGACACTATTCTTGAACTCAAGAGTGAAATCTCAACTCTTCGTGATAGTGTCTCCTTCATTAGTGACAAGTATGAAGCCATATCAAAAAGATTTCTTGAGTTTAATGACCATCTGAAAGTTATTCCAACACTCAAAAACGAGCTCAGTATACTGGATTCAAGAATGCAATCCATTGATTCTCAGTTCAACTTAAAAGAGCAGTGGAGCAGGAGATCTAATATAGAAATTCTGGGTATCCCCGAAAGGAAAGGCGAAAATCTAATAGAATTGGTCTCGAAAATTGCCGAGAAGGCGGGTTTTGCCTTGAATCCTCAGATAGACGTCGATTTTGTTACAAGGGTTGCGCCGATGGACAGAGGCAGTAGCAGATCAAAGCCAGTTATTCTTAGATTTGTATCCCGATATAGGAAGGATGACATGTTGGCTAAATTGCGGAGATTGAAGGAATTGAAATCTTCTGATATTGGATTCCCACATGATTCATCTAGGCTTTATTTTAATGACCACCtcacgaaaaataataaacttttgttaaaaaacgtaaaaaatttAGCCAAggaaaaattttacaaatacgtGTGG AAACCGATCAGCTGA